In Stegostoma tigrinum isolate sSteTig4 chromosome 46, sSteTig4.hap1, whole genome shotgun sequence, the sequence ttaagGGAAAAAATCGAATGTCGAATTAGgaatgaataggctggggaaTGACAGAAAAGATGAAGTACTTCAGAAGAACATTAAACTCATTGAGTGCATGCCCGTTTTCTAATTAAGAATCTATGGATTTTATTTCGACAGAAGGTTGCGGAGAccaggtcactgaatatatttaagacatagATAGATGGGCTCTTGATTGTCAACGGGATCAATGGTTATAAAGAAAAAGCGGGCtattggggttgagaaacttaacaGCTGCAATTGAATGCAGAACACACTTCACGGATCGAAtgtcctaatttctgctcctgtatgTTATTGTCTAAATAATTGCACTAACTTGCACAAGTCTACACCCGCCATACATCCCTGCAGTTCAGAAGTAGGTTATTTTGCCCAACGAATCTGCATCAATCTTCTGAAGgccatcccacacagacacacacccaccagcctatccctataaccctggaTTTCTCATTGTTAATCCATATAGCCTGTACCTCTCTGGATACCaaggggaaatttagcatggacaatccacctaatctgaatATGTCTGGATTGAGGGAGGAAACTAGACCACTGGTCAAAAATGCACGCAGAcgcaggagaatgtgcaaatttcatgCAGGCAGTCATCCAAGGGAggaatagaacctgggtccccatGCTGTGCTAACCAGTGTACAAGCCATTAATGCCTGTACGTTCAAATAACCATCCAtttccaggctgtgcattccatttTGTAGATACTGGGTTTGTGAAAAATGACTTTTTCTGCTCTCGTATCACCCTGCTTCGTTTGCACATGGTTTTAAATACAAGGCCTGCTCAGtcctttgtttggatcaacaaaacCCACCTGGGTTACAGGCCACTTCGTTcgtttagccactttctcaaatgccaATGCaaaggcttctacatccttctcatcAAATGTAGGCATTGCTTAGGTATATTTAAACAGATTTTCAACAGGCCTTTGGCTGTGATTGATTTACTCCTCCTCACTGTCCTCTTCACTGAGCCTACCTTCTACCTTCACCTCCATCCTTTTAAGTCGACTTTCCTGTCTAATGGCCAACTTCTGATGGTCagactttctctctttcttctgcTGGGtacctactctctgttttcttttGCTCTGTTTGGGATATTCTTTCCTTTTCTGCTTTTAACCATAATCCAGGCTGTTTCGGTTACTTTTtatgttcaagctgcttcatctgcaattGAATTCTGCCATTTCCAAAAATTCTAGTggcatttccagcaaatttaaaCGTTGAGCTACTGCGGCAAGAATGGCTCCTTTTCTCACAGAAAGAGGCAACCCCAACTCTAGCTTGTCTGCCAATTTCAACAGCTTTGCCttgctgacttgttttaagcCCCAACGTCACTTCTCCAAACccaagaaaaagaaacattacTACGCAAAGCATTTTTTAAACCAAGCGAATTCAACACCCAAaataagggtccaggcccaaaacgtcagcttttgtgcttttaagatgctgcctggtctgctgtgttcatccagctccacactttgttatcttggattctccagcatctgcagttcccattatctcagatacaaacacctcccagtcactgccTTCGAGTCCAACAACTGTAAACCAAGATTGCAGTTACAGAATTACCCTGTCAATAGCCCCCAAACTGTCATGGACCACACCAGACCTTCCTCAAAACATCTTCAGAGTGACTCTAACTTTTTCTCTTATTTTCAAAGTAGATGTGAAATGGAAGTTCGAGGTGTGATGCAACTGCTCAGCCTTCAGTGAAACAGAATTTATTTAAATTCTGCAGGTGAAGTACAAACTAAGGAAAGCAGagtttagaataacttaactaatGGAAAACTTAATCAACCCAATTCACCAACTTAACTAATTAACAATTCAAATATACTAGCATCCAATAAACATACTGATTGGCAAAAtggtaaattcaaacacagattcctACAGGCAGGAGGGAATAACATCTGGACAGATTTTAAAGAAAGTGGTTAGAAAGCATTTACTGAAGATTGTGACCCTTCTGGACTCAAACACCTTGTGATTGCTGTGGCTAAAACAGAAAGAACCTGACATGGGAGAACTAGCCCCCCTCCCCTTCCATTGTCAAATTGTTTCTAAAAGGGATCTTCCTCCCCAGGCTTTTCAgtacctctgcctttacaacctctcttcaaaaacaaaCCAGGACAGGAGAACCTTTTTAAGGTGACCTCAACATGACAATCTCTTCCATTGCTATCCAACCTGGATATAGTTTACTTGGTTGTATCGTCGTAGCATTCTACACACTCCCAGTGTTCCAAATGCCTCGTCTTTCAGTGTGATTGATCAGAGGCGTGTTTCTTTCTAACATTTGAACAAATATATATTCAGTAAATTCTAATGAATGCCCTCTTCCTGCCTGTCAAAATATTATTGTTGGCTCTTAATCTGCTCACCAACTACTTTTTCCATATTTGCATTAATTATGATTATTTCTAAAACTTTTGGATGACCTTTATGTTATCAATCTCTGCCCTGACTCGAGTTTCCATTTAAAAATATGTTCATCATCTTATATTTCGAATTATTCTTCGCTCTGTCTCTTTTATCTTTGAGGGCGCAGACATACAAGTACCGTCCATAACCCCTGGCAGGACTTGTTTTCTCCAGCCCACCCTGACCTACTTCACACACATATCTTTCCTTCATCATTTTTATACCAGGAAATCAACGCCTCTCACACTATCTGGCAGACTACATTAGGTGCACGCTGCTCGCATCCCAGATCAAATTCTGCTGCCAAACCAGTTTGGATCCAACCCACGTTCCAGTTCTCATTCTAAACACTGGTCTGTTTCAACCCTAATACCTGGAACCTAACCATCTTGCATGCTACCAATCTGGTATCCTATATAATTACGCATTGGGCACCTTACTCTTATGGCACTGTCAACTCACAGTTACTGTATATTTTATAAGACAGTGCTCACCAAGAAAGGTCTGTCAGGCTAAAAGTATGGTTCTGCATTCCTGACATTACCTCGAATGGCACCTTCCCTCAGAAATGCAAAACTCCCTCTGTTCATCAAACAGTAAATAGCTCGAGTGGCGATCTGTGTGAGATTCCCACTCACTGGAGAACGCCCCAGTGTGTTGTTGATTTAAAAAGGCAACATGGAAGGAAAAGCTCCATCTCAGTAAGGTACAGAAAAGCTTTATTGCAACCTATAGTGTCAGaaataaagggaactgcagatgctggagaatccgagacaacaaactgtggagctggatgaacacagcagaccaagcagcatcttaggagcacaaaagctgacgtttcgggcctagacccttcatcagagagggggatggggagggggttctgaaataaatagggagagagggagaggcggaccaaagatggatagaggagaagatagttggagaggagagtatatgtggggaggtagggaagggataggacagtccagggaggacggacaggtcaaggaggtgggatgaggttagtaggtaggaaatagaggtgcagcttgaggtgggaggaggggataggtgagaggaagaacaggttagggaggaggggacgatctgggctggttttgggatgcagtgggggaaggggagattttgaagcttgtgaagtcctcattgaaaccattgggctgcaaggttcccaagcggaatatgagttgctgcgaaccaagcagaggtgttctgcaaagcggtccccaaacctccgtttggtttccccaatgtagaggaggcgacaccgggtacagtggctACAGAATACCATGTTGGCATATGTGCAGGTgggcatctgcttgatgtggaaagtcatcttggggcctgggatgggggtgagggaggaagtgtggggcaagtgtagcacttcctgcggttgcaggaaaaggtgccaggtgtgatggggttggaggggagtgtggaatggacaagggagtcacggagagagtggtctctctggaaggcagacaagggtggacatcgataaatgtctttggtggtggggtcagattgtagatggcggatacGGAGGTTAATGtatccgctcggttcacaataaacaactgcacttcccagacgtgaaccattttaactctccctcccattccttacacgacatgtccatcctcggcctcctgcagtgccataaagatgccacccgaaggttgcaggaacaggaactcatattctgcttgggaaccctgcagcccaatggcatcaatgtggacttcacaagcttcaaaatctccccttcccccactgcatcccaaaaccagcccagctcatccccgcctcccgaacctcatcttcctctcacctattccctcctcccacctcaagccgcacctccatttcttacccactaacctcatcctgcctccttgacctgtctgtcctccccagactgaaacgtccactccctacctccccacctacacttttctctccacctatctcctcccccaTCCACCTTTGGTCcaccttcccccctccctatttatttcagaaccctctccccatccccctttaattTGAAgtgttgaggcccgaaacgtcagcttttgtgctcctaagatgctgcttgtcctgctgtgttcatccagctccacactttgttgtctcgcaAACTATAGTGCATTGTTTTGTCTTTGAAAAGATTTCAAAGCTTGccttttaacttttaactttacgTCTTTATTTTTTGACTTAATATTAAGAAGGACAGTAATGCTTAgcttttaactttgcttctttgaTGCTGGGAATAGTGACATTTCACACTTTTTTTCTGTACTCATGTGTTTCTTAATTCAGTGCATGTGAcgataaaatctaattctaattctcaaGAATTTAGTGACATGTCATTATTCAAAATAGATTCTACTCTGTAATAACCCTCAGAGGAAAATGTTTCATTCACTACTTGCTCAGAACGCTGTAATTAATATAATTAGCAATTCAATCagattcactgtctcaccagAGACAtaacttaaaacaaaatgagGTTCCGTTGACGATATTGTTGTATTTCACTGGACCGAATCATTGACTCCACAGGAACAGGCAAACCTGACTGGAACAGAATGAAATACTCAGGAATCTTACAGGTAGCACGAATTTACTATCCAATACTTGCAGCTGTTGGCATTATTGGTAAGTATTTAAATCCAATTATGTTTGTGTAAAAGCTATTTAACTCTACTCCCtcatttttcattgaaatatgAAAAACTTTCAAAGGCTTTGATTACTTTCAATGACAGTCTTCCTAGAGGTTTCACGGGTAGTACATTTTTACTGTTGTTTCCTTCTGTCTGGTGAAGCAGGTTTATATATAAATGTTTTGCAGAGTATTTAGTTCCAATGCAGAGCAGCGGAGTCAGTGTTTACTCCCCATCGCGAGttacacttgagaaggtggtggtgagctgcagatCATTTGGTGTAATAGTACCCATATAGAGCcaaggagtcatacagcacagaaacggatcTCTCTGGCCCATTCCTCTGTGCTTGCCGGGTTTCCGAAACAGAACTGCTCCTATTTGTCTGCTTTAGACCCATATCCCGCTAAGCTTTTCCTTTCCATGTAGCTGCCCAAATATCTGTTAAATGATCCAGCAAAAATGGAGGAACGATGATGAGCTTCCGAGCCAGGAACGTGAGTGGACTGAAGGGAAAATTCAAGTGGGGACCTTCTGTTACATTTTCAGCTTCTGAGGGGCCTCGGTGAGCCGCTGTTGATTGCATACTTTGCTATTACTGAGCAACAGTGAGGGGTGGACAGAAGAGGTTTGTGGACATGAGAGCAGTCAAGTGGGTGATATATTCCCGAATAAAGTAAAACTACTGTAACATGCTGGGTATCTGCAATGAACAAAGATAATGTTGGATAAAAtcggcagatctggcagtttTGAAGGTGAAGGAATTAAAGTTATTTTTTGAGtctgtatgactcttcttctgaattTTACATGGTCCTGGCCAATGctaaacttcttgagtgttgctggagctgctcCTATCCAGGCATGTGGAGACTATTTCATCACAcccatgacttgtgccttgtacgtgatggacaggctttggggagtcaggtacTAAAATCAATTTCATATTTGCAGCTGTTTGGATTGTCCAAGGCTGAAAGTAACAAaagattgaaataactccacacaggccTGCATCCCACCACTATGTCACACATTATTTATACATCCATGGTAcatgacactggtccagcttcctcagagccagatcTTAGAGAGATTAGAACCTCTGACAtgcctatttatatctgtcagccagggttccctgatagGAGCAGGCTGACACCTTGTAGAGGATGCCTTGTTTGTAATATTCAACAGTTGCATGATATTGAGTGAATCCTGTCAACATTCCTGCACGTGCTGAAGCCAAGATAATCAatgtgtttttcattttttttttctgtctggctTTTAGTTAAACCCTGTAAGAGAGTCTTTGAAAAATCACCTGAACAGGTAGGGACAGCCCCCGTACTCCTCCAGAAAGGTTTGAATTACGAGTGCAGAATTCAGTAACATTGGAACCTGGTTAAACTGGCTTACGTGTGTAAAAAGCCCCGAGGATAGAGATAAGATTGTTTGGGAAACAGCATGAGATTATGGAACACTGAGCGCTGTCCCTGAGGCTGTCCATCGCTGGCCATACAGTAACAAGTGGATCGGGTGTGTATGTAAATAATCAACAATAAGTTTTGTCTGCAATTGCTGACTGTAGGGTAAAATAATGTATAAAAATATTGTGTCTTTCCTTTGTTCAATGAAAAATATTCTGGATCCCTAGTAATTTCTTCTTGTTGGTGTAACATCAACACACTATTTGATGATGGAAGTGCACTGGGAGTGTTGAGTTCTTCAGTCATTCTGCACCAACACCTACTGTTCGTTTCACTCCACAAAATTTAACTTTGCAGGCACAAGTTATCTTACCACTAATTCGTATATTCAAATTGAAGTTTGTATTATGACtagtcttttatttaaaaaaaaatcatgcatgGTATGTAAGCATTACTAGGTGGCCAGCATTGATTCCCTTTCACTAGTTGCCATTCCGAGGGTGGAAgagagctgcattcttgaactgctgtagttcacctgctgtggggtgacccacagTGCCCTGGGGGAGTACGGGatgaatcccaggattttgacccagtgacagtgtagGAATACCAATATcttttcaagtcaagatggcgAGTGGCTTTAAGGGAAACTTATAGcggggtggtgtttccatgtattggTTGCCTTGTCCTTCCACGTGAAAATATTTGTGGGTGTGGAAGGTACTGTCGGTGAATCATTGGAGAACTTCTGCAATgggtcttgtagatagtgcagatTGTTGCTAGAGAGTGCTGTGGTGATAGGGGCGACATTAGTTTTGTGGTTCTGCACCAAGTAGGCAGGCTGCAAATCTTCCAATCACACTATTCCTGCAATGACAAAGAGACACATTAACGAACTCCAGGATGATTCTCATGTGTTCCTCTACATTTTTGACCTTTCCTTATTGACAGTCCTTGAAGAATTGTGACTGGCATAAGTGAGAAAGTGCTGTACCCCATTCAGTGACAGGCcagtccaaaatctaaacctcataTCGGATCATCCTAGTTCTCCTCCACAAAATATCTATCGTCATGGTTGCCCATGTTGTAATTCCTTGATTAGGTTCGTGATGAAAATACCTTATCTTTGCTGTAATTTTGATTTGATCGTTTTTCTCCATTAACATTTTGATAAGTATAACGGATCTATTAAACATTTTGGTGAATCGGTCAGCATCATAGATTAGCAATACAATATTCCATTCATTATAACATTTGGTCCttttaatttattatttatttgttCAATTTGTCTATTAGTTCACTACATGTATTTATTTCATTCTGGTTTGCTTGAATCAAAAATCCCATTGTAATTTTTCACCATGTGTTGTATAATTGAGTTGATACAATAATCTGACGTAATTGATGGAATTTAACAGGCATATCAAGCTTATGTTTCCACTTTGACTCCAGTCAATTGTCCagtcttgtatttttttttccctgccaGTTAACTTAGTGGGAATTGTCATCCTGAATCGAGGCAATTGTGGACTCTCGAAATGCATCACTTGCTACTTGTTGGCAATGTCTACAGCAGATCTACTTCTCGTCATCCTTAATGTCATACTGAACAGAATTAACAATCTTTATTTCCCAGTTACTTTCTTATCCATCACTCCTGTGTGTGCCTCAAGAGTTGTTCTGTGCCTTGCAGCCCTGGACTGTTCAGTTTGGTTCACAGTTGCTTTTACATTTGATCGGTTTGTAGCGATTTGCTGCCAGAAGCTGAGAGCAAAATATTGCAACAAGAGAACTGCATTTGCAGTCATAGTAACTGTGAGTGTGGTCTGCTGTTTACGGTCAATTACTTGGTATTTTGTATTAATTCCTGCATTTGTAATTGACAATGTACCATGGTTTTGCATCATCACATCAGACTATTACACGTCATTATTTTGGAAAGTGAATGAATGGGTTGACATTATAATTATACCATTGCTTCCAATCACATTGATTTTGGTGTTCAATGCACTGACTATCAGGCATATTATAACAGCCAACCGTATCCGCTGTCGCCTCCAGCTCCATGGAAACGGGAAGAATAATACTGATCCAGAGGTTGTAAACCGAAGAAAATCCATCATCTTGCTTTTTGCATTGTCTGCTAATTTTGTACTATTCTGGATGACACATGTTATTCGGTCTTTAATCTGGCAAGAAGTAAACTATAATTATGAAGACAAGACTTTAAATGATCCAACATTTGTCTTTCAAGAAATTGGATTCATGTTACGGCTTCTGAATTCATGCACCAACACCTGTATATACGCTCTAACGCAGACTAAATTCAGGGAGGAGTTAATCAATGGAGTAAAGTATCCGTTTACTCAAATTGTTAAACTATGCAAATAAGCATACATATCTGACCTTAATGTAAAGATGCATTTCCAGTTATGCTTCAGAAAGGATTTGTGGAATTTTCCTGACCAGGTTAACTGAAAATATGTTTTCAGGATTGGAAATGGGCCTCTCAGCCACTCAAATTGAAAATAATCAGTTATGCAAGAAACTAATGAGTTGAAATTAGAATAATAATTCACTGAAACTGTGTACCTATAAAGGATGCAACAAATAAAGAGTCTGAATCTTTACTTTGTGCTTCGTCTTGAGACCTTTTCCAATTTCAATGTAGTTATGGCTTTGCATTTTCTCATTAATAATTTTATGTTTTTGTGTGGAAAGGACAGTGGCagcctcatgtgaatatgttcagtgactgacgaCCACAGCAAAAATGTGTAAAGATTAAACTTAAAATCTTCCAGACTGCTTTCACGATGGAATCTGATTTGACTGATATTATAAGCAGCTCAGCCCGTAACATACAGCATTCAAATAGCATCTCCACAATTCAAGTTCAGTCTTTGGTTTCTAAAAACAATGTGTCTATTTTTTCCTATTGGTGTATACCATTACCCACAATCCATCTATGAAGCTACCCCACTTTCAACATTTCAGACACCTTTTCTTCAGTGTGCCTTGCATTGTTTAAGCTGTTTTAACCTGCCATTCGAGTTTTAAGTTCCTATCTACaactgtgatttttaaaaaatttattgtTACATATTCCTATTAATTTCCAGGCACATTAATTGCAACACACAGCGATGATCACTCAACTCACTATATCTGACTGTTTCCTTGAACATTGACACTCAACACCGAGATTCACTGTGAAAGAAATACAGAGCACTGACTGCAACTCGGAATAAAATGTTTGAACACTGAGAAACATTGTGAAGGAAACCCTGAACCAGCCAGGTTGTGCAGAAATATACAAAGTGCATGATCACCTTCGCTCCATGGTAAATCAAACAGTTCTTCCCTGTCTGCTATAGAGCAGTTAGATAAATGAAGTGGAACTGAGCGTCGATCGATTGTTTTGTCATTCCTCTCTAACAAGGGATGTATGACATTAGGTATCTCAGAGAAACATTGCATAGATTGTCTAAAGTAAgtaagaacaggaggaggccatttgacccctcgtGTCTGCTCCAGTATTGAATCAGATAGTCCTCACGTCCACGTTTCTGCCCAttcccaaaacccttgattctctgACTGCTGAAGAAACTATCTCTCTCAGGTTTAAATATACACTAGGATTCTGCCCCAAAGCAAGGAGTTGCAAAGAATTGTAACCCTGCGATGGAAGAAATCACTCCTTAACgcaatcttaaattggtgcccgtGAATCCATTTACTTGTAAcggcacagctccaacaacactcaagaagctcatccaagacaaagcagcccccacttgattggcaccacatccacaagcattcgcTCCCTTAGTAAAATTTAAATCTGTATGTGAAGCTTTACATTTGTTCAAACAGATGGGAGAAAACGGGCAGGCGCTCACAAAGTGACCAACAGCCAGAACAGGGACAGAAGTATGCTTGGATTTCTAAATGATATCAGATCAAGACAGGCTTAGATTTAAATGTTGACTCAGCAGAGTTACCTTGGAAAATAAATTTGGAGAAAACAAATCGCAAGAAATTAACCTTTTCCTTCAACTAATTTCTAGGAAGACAAATGATGTGTTCCAGATTTTACCAGGGATTAAACTAGAATAATAAGAACAGGCATCAGGATTGTTGTAAATCTGTactaaaaaattaaaaatgacatCCAATAAATTTCTTTTTTCTCGAAGCAATGCCAAACTTGTATAATCCTTTGTGTTGAAGAAATAAATTCCAATACTTTAGTGACTTGCAACTTGGCTAAGTTGAACACCTCTGCTTTTCTCCTCTGCTTTTCCATTTAATTGAAGATATTATTTTGTATAATTTGAATCCACAGCAGGTCAGTGTGGTATTTGATAAATATTTGATTTTGGGATTGGGTCTAACCATGCAGGATTCAAACTCTGCGAAAGTTTCTCAACAAGGCCTagctgttttattcattcatttgcggggtgaaggcattgctggcttcTCAGCATTTAATCACCCTAATCacccagaaggcagataagagtcaactacatAGCTATTAGTTTGGAGGCACACagaggccaggccaggtaaggatagcagtttcctccccgaaaggacattagtgaaccagatgagtttttccaacaatagattcacagtcatctttggattcttcattccagatatttattgaattcaaatttcaccatctgccatggcaggatttgtacACGGGCCCTCAGAACgttatctggtctctggattaaacagtccagcgataataccacgaggccatcactaCCCTGCTTGCAATATGGTGACTGAGCTGAGAGTTCAGTTTCTGTATATGCAAATCTTTCAAATATTTGAAGCTTAGAAAGTAAATCAAGCAATATGGGAATGTGGCATAATCTCAGGCATTTACTGTAAGCAGGTTCtggaatttgcattttaatcatcCTCAAAGAGTTGCTTTCATTTCCTGCCTCTGCAAGGATTTTTGAATGGAAATGGTTTTTGACACATTCATCCtcgaaggttttggagtagatctgtagctcaggttgtcgGTGTCAAGGGTGGTTGGCTTGTCAAGCtgatttgttgttccgcagatgtttcattaccgtgcttggtgagccaaccaacatcGACATTCATCCTCTCCCTTACTGACAGAATTGCAGACAGAAATGAGTCAGTCAGACATTGTAGAGTTGTTCATGGCGGCCATTTCATGTtagcacagcactgacaatgtctTTACAAATAGGGAACAGCAAGAAAGAGTAACTTCATCAATACAGTATGAAAATATTCAACTTTGGTCCCAGACTAGCATCTAAGATTCACTGATCCTAAAACAACTGACACAGAGGTCTGAGCACGTCGTAGGGATAACTGTTGATGTTCTGTCTAGGAATTTCCCTGGTGTCAACTCTTAAATACAGCAATAAATATATCaatatttctgtttgtgtgtctgcttGAGTTTCTGACTGTGACTGAGCATATCTGCCtgagtgagagtctgtgcgtgtgtgtgtgtgtgtgtgcgtgtgcatgtgtgtgtgtgtgtgtgtgtgtgtgtgtgtgtttgtgagtgtctctctctgtgcgtgtgtgtgtgtgtgtgtgtgtgtgtctgtgtgtgtgtgtgtgtgtgtgtgtgtgtgtgtgtgtgtgtgtgtgtgagagagagagagagagagagatgcacacatgTGTGTCCATCTGTGTGTCCAGGTTCACTGCTACTGATTCCACGCTGGAACTTTtaactctctccctgtctctctctctctcacacacacataagctgacacacacacacacttaacacacacatgctaacacacagatacacatacagacacactcatacactcttaTACGCATTCATACACTCTTATattcactcatacacactcataaATACACAATTTttatgcacacacactgactctcacttacGTACCTCTTACACGCATACTtatgctctctcactctcattatCACTAACTCTTTCAAACAATATAACAAGGTGGACAGATTAATATGCAGTCCTCTAAATGTGGCCTTAAAATATTTTGGGCAACCATAACATGACTTCTTCTTCACCATCCTCTCTCCGTGTGACACCATTTACAAGGAAGTTTgtatctgcacccctaggtctctatATTTGACAAAACTCCCCAGAGTACTATCATTAACCATGAATGTTCTGCTCTGGTTTCTCCTGTCTCATACTCTCACGTTTTCTTAGAATGACAACCACCTTCAATTATAGTCCCTTCTGACATTTCTGAATGAGATATCCAAATCGCAGAAGGTTGACTCGACGCTGCAAACAATAATCAGGAGGACAGTTCCACTCACACAGTGATCAACAGTCAGGAAGGGGCTGAGGAATGTTTGTATTTCCAAATGGCACCTGATCAGGGCAGGgttagattttaaaactgatttggCAAAGGTTAATTTGAAAGCAAATTGTAAAGAGCAGATAAGGGGTTTTCAAGTTAAGAGACAAAATATAGCATTTGAACATGACTGTGCAGTCAACAGTTCAGGATAGAAAATGCTATGTGAACAGATCTTACAAGTGATGGCAGGGATTGACTCAGCACTTCATTATTGAATGGTGTCTAATTAAAATAGCCCGAGCATTTCACTCTGATATTTAAGCATGATAAAAGAAGTGATCCTGACCCACGTTTAATACACTTCTCCTTTCCTTGCTGATCAACAATTATCAGTAAGCTCGAGCTGATGATATTCACACATGCATAGATCCCAAAAAAAAATCGTTAGAAGCTATCTCACTGCACATTCCTGTCCAACAACCTCATCCAATTGAGTCCACATCCTGCACACTTCGTTTGAAGTTTCATCAAGATCCAGATCGCTCTCTTCAGAACAATCAGATGCAACCTACACCATGAAGAGAATACATACAATCCTGCAGGAGTGCATGATCTGTACAATCGCAGCAAAAC encodes:
- the LOC125449495 gene encoding probable G-protein coupled receptor 139, encoding MKYSGILQVARIYYPILAAVGIIVNLVGIVILNRGNCGLSKCITCYLLAMSTADLLLVILNVILNRINNLYFPVTFLSITPVCASRVVLCLAALDCSVWFTVAFTFDRFVAICCQKLRAKYCNKRTAFAVIVTVSVVCCLRSITWYFVLIPAFVIDNVPWFCIITSDYYTSLFWKVNEWVDIIIIPLLPITLILVFNALTIRHIITANRIRCRLQLHGNGKNNTDPEVVNRRKSIILLFALSANFVLFWMTHVIRSLIWQEVNYNYEDKTLNDPTFVFQEIGFMLRLLNSCTNTCIYALTQTKFREELINGVKYPFTQIVKLCK